Below is a genomic region from Roseovarius arcticus.
TCAAGGTATTGGAAACTATATGATCTCATAGTGGCAACAATTCCTGATCTGCGTTGTTTCACTGGGTTTGACCGTAGAGAGGGGTTCTAGCCATTTCAAACTTTTAGCTTGGATGCCAGCGCGAGATTGCTTATAAGAGAGTCACTGCTCGATAGGTTTCTTGCCTGTATGAAACCTGCCTCAATAACTTTAACGCCAGCTTCGCGCTGGCGTTTTTTTTTTGGCCTGCCGTTATGACGTCATTGCGCAAGGGACAGTGACATTTGCAGATGCAGCATTATATGCTGCAACGCAACACAACTCAGGAGAATAATAATGAGCATCAAGGGCAAGACCGTCATCGTCACCGGCAGTAACTCAGGCATAGGCTTGGGCATTGCGCGCGAAATGGCGCGTGCTGGAGGTCATGTCGTGCTCAACTCATTCAGCGACACAGATGAAGATCACCAATTGGCCAAGGATCTGGCCGCTGAATTTGCCACAGATGTCCGCTATATCAAGGCCGACATGTCAAAGGGCGACGAATGCCGCGCATTGATCGAGCAGGCGGGCGCCTGCGATATTTTGATCAACAACGCAGGCATCCAGCACGTTGCGCCTTTGCAGGATTTCCCTACCGCCAAGTGGGACGCCATCATCGCGATCAACCTCAGCTCGTCCTTTCACACCACCGCCGCCGCGCTACCGATGATGCGCAAGGCAGGCTGGGGCCGGGTTATCAACATCGCGTCGGCCCATGGCTTGACCGCCAGTCCCTTTAAATCGGCCTATGTCGCAGCGAAGCACGGCATTGTCGGTCTGACCAAGGTGACCGCGCTAGAGACAGCACGAGAGCCAATCACAGCCAACGCCATATGCCCCGGCTATGTCCTGACCCCGCTGGTCGAGGAGCAGATTCCCGATACGATGAAAGAATACGGCATGAGCCGCGAGGACGTGATCAAGAACGTCTTGTTGGAGCGCCAACCCTCCAAGGAGTTTGCGACGGTCGAGCAGCTGGGCGGGACCGCGCTATACCTGTGTTCGGACGCGGCGGCGCAGGTGACAGGGACCACGATCAGCGTCGATGGGGGCTGGACGGCGCTGTAAGCCGCGCGTTTTGCAAATGGATCAGGGCGCCGCGCGGTTGGCGCGGCGCCTTTTGATTCGGCAGCGGCCTGTGAGTTTTGATGCCGAGCAGTAATATTTACCCCGAAATCATTCCGAAAGGCAGTAATGGAAACGAAGCGGATCAATCTGGCGCTACAAGGCGGCGGCGCGCACGGAGCGTTCACTTGGGGCGTTCTCGACCGGCTTCTGGACGAGGAGGCGCTAGAGGTCAGCGCAATATCGGGCACGTCTGCCGGCGCCCTGAACGGCGCCGCGTTCAAGGCCGGATGGGCGACGAATGGCCGCGAGGGCGCGCGCGAGGCGCTGGACTGGCTGTGGGGCCAGATGGGCGCTGTCGAAGATATGCGCATGCCCGCTTGGATGATGGGGCTGATGCCTGGGGCAGGGGCCGTCAGCGCGGCGCTGGAACACTCGCTTCCAGTGACAATGTCGGGCGCCGTGACGCGCGCGTTTTCACCCTACTCGTACGGCCCGTTCTACACCAACCCACTGCTCAAGGTCGTCGAAAACTTTGCTTACGACAAGGTGTGTGCCGATGATGCGCCGCGCCTAAATGTATGTGCGACCAACGTGCGTACAGGAAAAATAAAGATATTCAGCGGCGATGCGATCGGCGCTGATGCACTGCTGGCGTCCGCATGCCTGCCGACTTTGTTTCAGGCGGTCGAAATCGACGGAGAGCATTACTGGGACGGCGGCTATACCGGTAATCCGGCGCTATATCCGCTTTTCGAGGCCGATCTGCCCAGCGATATCGTGATCGTCAACATCAATCCGCTGGAGCGGCCCGACGTGCCGCGTCAACCGCAGGAAATCCAGAACCGTATCAACGAGATCAGCTTCAACTCGTCGTTGTTACGCGAGTTGCGCGCGATCGGCTTTGTGCAGCGGCTGCTGAATACGGGCACTTTGGGCGAGGGAGTGATGAAGCGGATCCACGTCCACATGATCGCCGACGATCCGTTGATGGCCGAGATGTCAGTCGCAACCAAAATGATGCCGAACCCTTACATCTTGTCGCGCCTCAAAGAAGCAGGCCGCGTCGCGGCAGACAAGTTTCTTGAGGCCCACTGGGACGATTTCGGCCAGCGCAGCACCGTCGATCTGGGCGAGATGTTCTCGTGATCGGGGTCATGCGTCCTTGTGAGGCAGTTCCTCGGGCTTGATCTGATTGGGATAGACGAGGCCTGCTGAAATCACCAGCTTGGCCGCATCCTCGACCGTCATCTTCAGCTCAACCACGTCCTCCCTAGGCAGGAACAACAAGAAGCCGGAGGTCGGGTTCGGCGTGGTGGGCAGGAACACACTGACCAGCGCGCCGCCCGTCTCAGCCTTGCCCGCGATTTCGCCCTTGGCCATGGTCGAAATGAAACCGATAGCCCAGATGCCTTTGCGCGGGTACTGGATCAGGCACGCTGTCTCAAAGCTGCGCTCGGTCTGGGCAAAGATCGTCTCCGAGATTTGCTTCACCCCCGAATAGATCGAGCGAACGACAGGCATTCGCCCAACCAGATTTTCGCCAAAGCGGATCAACGTTCGGCCAATCAACCCCTTCGCGACAGAACCAATAAGGATGGTAAAGACGAGGAAAACGACCACGCCCACGCCGCGCAGATTGATCCCCAGATAGTGCTCGGGCGTCAGATCGTATGGGATCAGAGGCAGCACCAGCCCGTCGACCCAGCCGATCATCGTCCAGATCAGCCATATCGTAAGCGCAACAGGCAAGACCACGACAAGCCCTGTCAAAAACCGCGCGCGCAGCCGTGCAAATATGCTGGCACGGCGAGGCGGGTTAGTGTCGTCATTAAAAGGTGCTGTCATGGTCTTTTTCAGCCTCAAAAACGGAATTTGATAGATGTAGGGGCAAATGCCGGGGGCATCAATGGCGCAAAGCGCGCGCTCGCGCTTCTGGTCGCTTGCGTGCGCGTAGCCCTTTGATGTGGCGGGCCATGGCGGGGGGCTTGCGCCTGCATAGCCTTGCGTCTATACGCGCACACACTAGAAATCCGCAGGCACGGGCGGGCCGTCCGGGGGAGACATCCCCGGCTGTCCACCGGTTGAGGCATTCCGCCTCTCACCCCGTGCCGAGGCGAAAACCGGAAAAGGAATACAAGGCATGGCTCTTCCCGAGTTCACCATGCGCCAACTGCTTGAAGCTGGCGTTCACTTTGGTCACCAGACGCAGCGATGGAATCCCCGCATGGGCGAGTACATCTATGGCGCACGCAACGGCATCCATATCATGGACCTGACGCAGACCGTCCCTATGTTGGATGCCGCGCTTAACGTCGTGCGCGAAACTGTGGCCAAGAACGGCCGCGTTCTGTTCGTAGGCACCAAGCGTCAGGCGGCCATTCCCGTCGCCGAAGCCGCCGAGAAATGCGCACAGTATTACATGAACCACCGCTGGCTGGGCGGCACGCTGACCAACTGGCAGACCGTGTCCAAGTCGATCCACCGCCTCAAGGAAATCGACGAGTCGATGGAGCACGGCTCGGACGGCCTGACCAAGAAAGAGCGTCTGGGCATGGAACGTGACCAGACCAAATTGCAGGCGTCGCTGGGCGGCATCCGCGAAATGGGCGGCGTTCCCGACCTGCTGTTCGTCATCGACGTCAAGAAAGAGGCGCTGGCCGTCGCCGAGGCGAACAAGCTGGGCATTCCAGTTGTCGCGATCGTCGACACCAACTGCTCGCCCGACGGGATCGACTATATCATCCCCGGCAACGACGACGCGGCACGCGCGATTGCACTCTACTGTGATCTGATCAGCCGCGCGGCGCTGGACGGCATGTCGGCCCAGATGGGCGCGGCAGGCATCGACATCGGCGCAATGGAAGAGGCCCCCGTCGAGGAGGTCACAGCACCCGCGCCCGCAGATGTGAAGCCTGGCGTCGAAACCGGCGCTGTGTCGGCAGAGACAGCCAAGGACGACATGGCCGCCAAGGAAGCTCCGCTGGACATCAAGTCGAGCGAAGAAGTGTCCGAGATGGCAGCCAAGGCCGGCGAGAACAGCTAAGCTGCGCTGAACCTCAACTTACAAGCGCCCGGCGGGAAAACCGCCGGGCCGTTTCGATAATTTTAGGAGAGCCAAATGGCGATCACTGCTGCAATGGTGAAGGAACTGCGCGACACGACGGGCGCAGGCATGATGGACGCGAAGAAAGCGTTGACCGAAAACGACGGCGACATGGACGCCGCCGTTGACTGGCTGCGCACGAAGGGTCTGGCCAAGGCCGCCAAGAAGTCGGGCCGCACGGCAGCCGAGGGCCTCGTCGCCGTCAAGGTCGAGAATGGCCGCGGCGTCGCTGTGGAAATCAACTCCGAAACTGATTTCGTCGGTAAAAACAGCGACTTTCAGGCCATGGTTGCCTCCATCGCGGATGCTGCCGTCAAGGTCGACGACATTGAGGCGCTGAAAACCGCAGACTTGGGCGGCAAGACCGTCGAAGAGACAATCACCGCCAAGATCGCCACTATCGGCGAGAACATGGGCCTGCGCCGGATGGAGTCCATCAAGGGCGATACGGTCGTGTCCTATATCCACAACGCCGCCAGCGATGGCATGGGCAAGATTGGCGTGCTGGTCGCGCTGAAGGGTGACGAGGCATTCGGCCGCCAGATCGCAATGCACATCGCAGCGACCAATCCTGTCGCCTTTGACGAGGCATCGCTGGATACCGCCGTTGTCGAAAAGGAAAAGCAAGTCCAGATGGACATCGCCCGCGAGAGCGGCAAGCCTGAGCGGGTTATCGAAAAGATGATCGAGGGCCGCATGAAGAAATTCATGGCCGAGTCTACACTGATGGGTCAGGCGTTCGTAATGAACCCCGACCTGACCGTCGCGGCCGCCGCCAAAGAGGCCGGCGCCGAGATCACCGGCTACGTCCGCCTGGAAGTGGGCGAGGGCATCGAAGTGGAGAAGGAAGACTTCGCCGCCGAGGTCGCGAAGGTCGGCAAGAGCTGATTTTTCGAATTTCGTGAGTTTGAAGAGAGCGGGCCAAATGGCTCGCTCTTTTTCGTTCTGGGTGATGGGTGCGGTGTTTTTAGGGCGCAATCACAATCGCGATGGCGGCTTCGAGCCCAAATTACTGTTTGCACCACCGACTGTCTTTTCGTCACTGGATCTGCGCAACAGCAGATAGAGTCCATTGGCCCCTATCATCGCAATGCCACCGATTTCGAATGCCCAGTTCACTCGAATACTGCCAACCTCATAACCAATAAACTGGTCGAAGTGATGAAATCCAACGGCGCGGATAGCAATGAACGCAAGCAGTAATGCAGTACCGGTCAGTGCGAGCCATATATGTTTTAGCTCCCGTCGCATCGCCCAGAATAGTAGCACTGCAATCAACACGCTTGCTATGATGATTGAAATTATGAAGCTGAGTTGGAAAGTCCGACGCTCAGCATACCATCCTTGCGCTTGAGACAGGCAACGCCCCACAGCCGTCAACGCGGACTGTAGATCAAGCTGCTTATTGATCGCTAACGCAAAAAGAAGGGCTGATAAAAAGAGCCAGAACATGCGGCTTCGTCCAGACTGTCTGAGAAAAACCAACACTGAAATCACGCTGACAATGAAATATGAAGCGACCGTTAGCCAACCTACGATTGTCGGGTCACCTATTTGCGGTGACCATCTCGAGAACACGCAGTCTGCAAGGTCGTTAAAGCTCAAAACATGCTCCAGTGTGAGGCTGTCGAGCCGCCAGCCGGCCGAACGGAATCACGCTGCGCTCATCTCAGGATAACGTGGTCGTTTGATTTATAGCCAGCATATGTTTGCAAACTCCAATGGCAGAAACGTCCCGCAAGCAGACCCTCAACCCTTCTGCGCCAGATGCGCCAATAGCGCGTCCATGGCTAGCGGATAACCTGCCGCGCCAAAGCCGCAGATCACGCCCAATGCGACCTTTGCGATGTAGCTGACGTGGCGAAACTCCTCGCGCGCGTGGATGTTCGACAGGTGCAGTTCAACCACCGGCAGCTCGACCGAGGCAATAGCATCCATCAGCGCGATAGAAGTGTGCGTGTAGGCCCCCGCGTTCAGCACGATGCCCTGATGCACACCCTTGGCCGCGTGGATGTGGTCGATCAGCGCGCCTTCGCAGTTGCTTTGGGCGAACGCCATGTCGGCCCCGCGCGAGGAGGCATGACCGCGGCACATCGTCTCGATATCCGCGAGGGTCGAGTGGCCGTAAACCTCGGGCTGGCGCGTGCCCAGCAGGTTCAGGTTTGGCCCGTTCAGGATCAAGATCGAGGTCATGGGATAGCTCCTTTGGCCACGGTTCTAGACCGCGCGCCGTGCCCCTGTCGAGAGGATGCGTTATTCAGCTGCCTGCCGCAGGCTGGTCATGAGGTAGTGAAACTTCTCGCCCTGCACAGCGACGTGCCCGCGCAGGGCATCAGCGGCGCCGGGCGCGTCGCCGCGCGTCAGGGCCGCGACGATGTCCACATGCTCGGCCATGGATTGCGCTAACCGGCCGCGCAGGCGGAGCTGTTGGCGCCGGAATGGGCGCAGGCGGCGGTGCAGGCGTAGCGCCTCGGCCCGCAGAAAGGCGTTGCCGGACTGCTCATAGATGATCTGGTGAAATCGCTCGTTTTCGAGGTAATAGGCGGCAGGGTCCTGCGCCGCGACAGCGCTTTGGCATTTTGTATTGGCGGCACGCAGATCGGCGAGCGCTGCGTCGCTGATGCGCAGGGCGGCGAGGCGCGCGGCGGCGGCCTCTAGCTCGGCCATGACCTCGAACATCTCCATCAGCTCAACGGGGCCGGGCTGGCGTACGAACACACCCCGGCGCGGGATCTGCGTGA
It encodes:
- a CDS encoding 3-hydroxybutyrate dehydrogenase; the protein is MSIKGKTVIVTGSNSGIGLGIAREMARAGGHVVLNSFSDTDEDHQLAKDLAAEFATDVRYIKADMSKGDECRALIEQAGACDILINNAGIQHVAPLQDFPTAKWDAIIAINLSSSFHTTAAALPMMRKAGWGRVINIASAHGLTASPFKSAYVAAKHGIVGLTKVTALETAREPITANAICPGYVLTPLVEEQIPDTMKEYGMSREDVIKNVLLERQPSKEFATVEQLGGTALYLCSDAAAQVTGTTISVDGGWTAL
- a CDS encoding patatin-like phospholipase family protein, with amino-acid sequence METKRINLALQGGGAHGAFTWGVLDRLLDEEALEVSAISGTSAGALNGAAFKAGWATNGREGAREALDWLWGQMGAVEDMRMPAWMMGLMPGAGAVSAALEHSLPVTMSGAVTRAFSPYSYGPFYTNPLLKVVENFAYDKVCADDAPRLNVCATNVRTGKIKIFSGDAIGADALLASACLPTLFQAVEIDGEHYWDGGYTGNPALYPLFEADLPSDIVIVNINPLERPDVPRQPQEIQNRINEISFNSSLLRELRAIGFVQRLLNTGTLGEGVMKRIHVHMIADDPLMAEMSVATKMMPNPYILSRLKEAGRVAADKFLEAHWDDFGQRSTVDLGEMFS
- a CDS encoding DUF502 domain-containing protein translates to MTAPFNDDTNPPRRASIFARLRARFLTGLVVVLPVALTIWLIWTMIGWVDGLVLPLIPYDLTPEHYLGINLRGVGVVVFLVFTILIGSVAKGLIGRTLIRFGENLVGRMPVVRSIYSGVKQISETIFAQTERSFETACLIQYPRKGIWAIGFISTMAKGEIAGKAETGGALVSVFLPTTPNPTSGFLLFLPREDVVELKMTVEDAAKLVISAGLVYPNQIKPEELPHKDA
- the rpsB gene encoding 30S ribosomal protein S2, translating into MALPEFTMRQLLEAGVHFGHQTQRWNPRMGEYIYGARNGIHIMDLTQTVPMLDAALNVVRETVAKNGRVLFVGTKRQAAIPVAEAAEKCAQYYMNHRWLGGTLTNWQTVSKSIHRLKEIDESMEHGSDGLTKKERLGMERDQTKLQASLGGIREMGGVPDLLFVIDVKKEALAVAEANKLGIPVVAIVDTNCSPDGIDYIIPGNDDAARAIALYCDLISRAALDGMSAQMGAAGIDIGAMEEAPVEEVTAPAPADVKPGVETGAVSAETAKDDMAAKEAPLDIKSSEEVSEMAAKAGENS
- the tsf gene encoding translation elongation factor Ts produces the protein MAITAAMVKELRDTTGAGMMDAKKALTENDGDMDAAVDWLRTKGLAKAAKKSGRTAAEGLVAVKVENGRGVAVEINSETDFVGKNSDFQAMVASIADAAVKVDDIEALKTADLGGKTVEETITAKIATIGENMGLRRMESIKGDTVVSYIHNAASDGMGKIGVLVALKGDEAFGRQIAMHIAATNPVAFDEASLDTAVVEKEKQVQMDIARESGKPERVIEKMIEGRMKKFMAESTLMGQAFVMNPDLTVAAAAKEAGAEITGYVRLEVGEGIEVEKEDFAAEVAKVGKS
- a CDS encoding isopropylmalate isomerase gives rise to the protein MSFNDLADCVFSRWSPQIGDPTIVGWLTVASYFIVSVISVLVFLRQSGRSRMFWLFLSALLFALAINKQLDLQSALTAVGRCLSQAQGWYAERRTFQLSFIISIIIASVLIAVLLFWAMRRELKHIWLALTGTALLLAFIAIRAVGFHHFDQFIGYEVGSIRVNWAFEIGGIAMIGANGLYLLLRRSSDEKTVGGANSNLGSKPPSRL
- the aroQ gene encoding type II 3-dehydroquinate dehydratase → MTSILILNGPNLNLLGTRQPEVYGHSTLADIETMCRGHASSRGADMAFAQSNCEGALIDHIHAAKGVHQGIVLNAGAYTHTSIALMDAIASVELPVVELHLSNIHAREEFRHVSYIAKVALGVICGFGAAGYPLAMDALLAHLAQKG
- a CDS encoding GntR family transcriptional regulator — translated: MEKRRADMIAEEIEELIFGGTYGDGARLDEAALAERFGVSRTPIREALQKLSLSGLVTQIPRRGVFVRQPGPVELMEMFEVMAELEAAAARLAALRISDAALADLRAANTKCQSAVAAQDPAAYYLENERFHQIIYEQSGNAFLRAEALRLHRRLRPFRRQQLRLRGRLAQSMAEHVDIVAALTRGDAPGAADALRGHVAVQGEKFHYLMTSLRQAAE